The following is a genomic window from Ciconia boyciana chromosome 24, ASM3463844v1, whole genome shotgun sequence.
CACGGTGCCAGCGTCTGGCCGTGCCGGAGAAGCACGGCTGTCCCGTTCCCCAGCCGCAGCCATCTGGAAACCATGAGCATGGCAGGAGTTAATTGTGgattggttttttcccccccctaaATAGTTAACTTTTAAGTATGCACTTGATTTTGTGCAGTGGAAGGGGCTGCTTGGGACAGCTCCAGGCAGGGGAGAGCTggtagggagaaaaaaagaaaataaggcagaagagggaaaggggagtgaagggtttggggttttttcgCCCTGCCGCCTTCCTGCCCTCGCGGCTGGGGTGCCTTGGCTGCGGCATCCCCCCCGCACCCACCCTGAGGCTCCCAAGGCCACGGGGATCTCTGGccctggggtttgggttttaaaGCCTTCGGGCACCTCATGCACATCTCAAAGACGGCTTCTGGGAGACGCTGTGGTTTGGCCACACGTTGTCGGGCTGCGGGGCtgaattttgcaatttttgcaATTGCTGCTGGGCACGGAGGGAGCCGGCAGCCAGCACCGGGGGACGGCCACCGCCCCGGGGGACCTCCATCCTGGGGGACATCCACCCACCTAAGGGACGTCTATCCCGGGGGACATTCACCTGCCCCAGGGGATCCCCATCCTGGGGGACATCCACCTGGCATGGGGGACCTCCAACCTGGAGGAcagccaccagccccaggggaCCTTCATCCTGGGGGACATCCACCCGCCGCAAGGGACCTCCACCCACCTGGCCAGGGGGACGTCCACCTGCCCCAGGGGACCGCCACCCGCTCCGGGGAATGTTCACCACCCCGGGGGACACCCGCTAACGTCCGCCCCTTCTGTTGCAGACAGCAGCTTGTTGGAGAGCTACACGGAGGGGGAGATCCGGCAGCTGATCTCGGCGCTGGTGGAGCGCTACAGCCAGGCCATGAACTCGGGCGGCCACgagctgcagctcttccccCGGGCGGGCAGCCGCAGGAAGCGCGCCCGCGCCCGCCACAAACCCTGCGCCCTGAAGGAGCTGGAGGTCAGCGTCAGCGAGCTGGGCCTGGGCTACGAGTCGGACGAGACGGTGCTTTTCCGCTACTGCAGCGGCACCTGCGAGGCGGCCGTCCGGAGCTACGACCTCTCGCTGAAGAGCatgaggagcaggaggaggatcAAGAAGGAGAAGGTCCGGGCTCGACCCTGCTGCCGGCCGCTGGCCTACGACGACGATGTCTCCTTCCTGGACGCCTACAATCGCTACTACACCGTCAACGAGCTCTCGGCCAAGGAGTGCGGCTGCGTGTGAAGGGCCGGGGCCCCCCCCAGGAGGAGCGGGCGGGAGAGGCGATGCCCCGGCCCCAGAACCCCGCTGGCCGCCGGGCAGAGGGAccgggggctgcggcagggGGAGAGGGACGGGCCCCAGACCtctggctggaggaggagagactGAGCTGCTGGTGCGTCCCTTGGCGTTACCGTCCCGCTCGCTGCGCAGGACTAGAGACGTGGCTGTCAGTGCCAGTGGAGGCTGCACTTGTTGGAGCGGTGACAGCTGCTCGCGGCTGTTGTCCCCCCCCGGGGGTGGCCCAGGGGTCCCTGTCAGCCCCCCCGGCGGGTGACAGCGGGTGTGCAACATGCAGAGGGCATGTTCTACACTCGGGGTGCATGGCGTGCACGGGGCGCGTTACGTGCCGCACGTGCAGGTTGAGTTACCGCCAGACGGGGTGTTGCAAAGCAGGCGTCCCCTG
Proteins encoded in this region:
- the NRTN gene encoding neurturin isoform X2, translated to MFNGSRKYSPLPSSPSSSRASSFSSSSLPVAPRRSPRALQHHSSLLSQYSSLLESYTEGEIRQLISALVERYSQAMNSGGHELQLFPRAGSRRKRARARHKPCALKELEVSVSELGLGYESDETVLFRYCSGTCEAAVRSYDLSLKSMRSRRRIKKEKVRARPCCRPLAYDDDVSFLDAYNRYYTVNELSAKECGCV
- the NRTN gene encoding neurturin isoform X1 is translated as MKVWKFAAIASMLLSSMLSILVCRDMFNGSRKYSPLPSSPSSSRASSFSSSSLPVAPRRSPRALQHHSSLLSQYSSLLESYTEGEIRQLISALVERYSQAMNSGGHELQLFPRAGSRRKRARARHKPCALKELEVSVSELGLGYESDETVLFRYCSGTCEAAVRSYDLSLKSMRSRRRIKKEKVRARPCCRPLAYDDDVSFLDAYNRYYTVNELSAKECGCV